A stretch of the Methylacidiphilum caldifontis genome encodes the following:
- a CDS encoding tetratricopeptide repeat protein, which translates to MKKQGLFSFFIFFVFFSLSVLQAQPPRASGPLKSEPALSPSSYPADKISLAKLLILRAKEQIEEKQWKKAYLLLKRAQSLQPKNGEVYKLLADSYILCQNHRKALLAYRQAVKLEPTNPDFWMALGLEEEHLNMTKKALESFKEATLLRPTAQSWYHLGIAYMTLNRYNEALYPLEKANHLDPGFIDARHSLGLCYEKLGKKEAAHQAFSKAYLLNPTNAILQQNLLRITNAGPQNKPKSKP; encoded by the coding sequence ATGAAAAAACAGGGGTTGTTTTCTTTTTTTATCTTTTTTGTTTTTTTTTCCTTGTCGGTCCTTCAAGCTCAACCACCAAGGGCAAGCGGTCCCTTAAAGTCGGAACCCGCTTTGAGCCCTTCTTCTTATCCAGCTGATAAAATAAGCCTCGCCAAGCTTTTAATCCTACGGGCAAAGGAACAGATCGAAGAAAAACAGTGGAAAAAAGCCTATTTATTATTGAAAAGAGCCCAAAGCCTACAACCTAAAAACGGAGAAGTTTACAAGCTTTTGGCAGATAGCTACATCCTCTGCCAAAACCACCGCAAAGCCCTTCTGGCTTACCGTCAAGCGGTAAAGTTAGAACCTACCAATCCCGATTTTTGGATGGCTTTGGGTCTTGAAGAAGAACACCTGAACATGACTAAAAAAGCTCTCGAAAGCTTCAAAGAAGCCACTTTACTTAGGCCTACAGCCCAGTCCTGGTATCATCTGGGGATAGCTTACATGACTTTAAACCGCTATAACGAAGCGCTCTATCCCTTGGAAAAAGCAAACCATCTTGATCCAGGCTTCATTGATGCCCGCCATAGCTTAGGACTTTGTTATGAGAAGTTAGGCAAAAAAGAAGCGGCTCATCAGGCTTTCAGCAAGGCTTATCTCTTAAACCCGACAAATGCGATCCTTCAGCAAAACCTCCTTAGAATTACCAATGCAGGCCCTCAAAATAAACCGAAGTCCAAGCCTTAA
- a CDS encoding beta strand repeat-containing protein: MKRKFLKKLYKALLILAAGLWIGVGAKSWAVPGAGQLPGNGTIVAGTAHYTTMTPPPGYSNAATLSVIGPTAILWGSSGGTLNVTGSGPGFNVGSSAYLSIGGNSVLNVDTTGSPSYIMGAIHTFSATPVYVANGSGVIVGPNASITAAGGLGLLGYNLSSQASTFNGTVSVAPTTVGSFVNVESGASITASGAHYASILIAAPSVNVGIATSGSLVTSSSGTVNIISGYAFSGYYAFANTFVTSPSVITNSTSGATAGSITISGPASGSFVFPAGSFLLSSGNITTNGNLVLPGGSDIQWGLGYGSMGMWQGWLYNLGTISFSQALSPQTVSYHGSLSNSGTILGNPAATLPGIVIWVTGSIVNHSGAVMNGGNTNVDLWAQQGALINKGIMSGYDFVNLFAQNPGRLNTQYPLGSVYNSGQINITSPTASTDSFTNPGNLAISLFAPLYPHQLTGIPNINIWASSATGDVFFVGGALNIADPHGLHAVALSSAAAPLSTFFLDMPIISQVVSFKGGNLTGDGVLTTEKFNLTTVGDVRNVVSPTNALLNGFNIANGHFGSTDITIDVTSALAPHVINLAVNGNAVINSDHNSTFINKSFIPTGLANAEPYSGGNLLVNATGNLTVGGSTPIDHALSTDILHLGPSFIFPGGVALKAGGTLTVNVPIDNGYTAVAGPNLQGIFLSAPQIIVNAPFVTDGNTLVHTSIPVSATVYAATESPLFPGVYNAVIKPTALVTSPFPWQ; the protein is encoded by the coding sequence GTGAAAAGGAAATTTTTAAAGAAGTTATATAAAGCGCTTTTAATTTTAGCGGCTGGACTTTGGATCGGGGTGGGGGCAAAAAGCTGGGCTGTGCCTGGAGCTGGTCAATTACCTGGAAACGGGACAATTGTAGCTGGCACTGCGCATTATACAACTATGACACCACCACCAGGATATTCCAATGCTGCTACGCTGTCAGTTATCGGACCTACGGCAATTTTATGGGGGAGTAGTGGGGGGACATTGAATGTTACAGGGAGTGGTCCAGGTTTTAATGTGGGATCTTCTGCTTACTTAAGTATAGGGGGGAATAGCGTATTAAATGTAGACACGACAGGCAGTCCTTCCTACATTATGGGAGCAATACATACATTCAGTGCTACCCCAGTGTATGTGGCTAATGGGAGTGGGGTTATTGTGGGTCCTAATGCTTCAATTACAGCTGCTGGGGGACTTGGACTTTTGGGCTATAATTTGAGTAGTCAAGCTTCGACTTTTAATGGAACTGTGAGTGTGGCGCCCACGACAGTCGGGTCATTTGTTAATGTAGAGTCTGGGGCATCTATTACGGCTTCAGGAGCACATTATGCATCTATATTAATTGCAGCTCCTTCTGTGAATGTGGGGATTGCTACGTCGGGTTCTTTGGTTACGAGTTCTTCTGGAACTGTAAATATTATATCTGGCTATGCATTTAGTGGGTATTATGCTTTTGCTAATACATTTGTGACTTCACCTAGTGTGATAACCAATTCGACTTCTGGGGCAACAGCGGGATCTATTACCATTTCAGGTCCTGCATCTGGTAGTTTTGTTTTTCCAGCTGGCTCGTTTCTTTTGTCTTCTGGGAATATAACGACAAATGGGAATCTTGTTCTTCCTGGTGGGAGTGATATCCAATGGGGCTTAGGCTATGGGAGCATGGGGATGTGGCAAGGTTGGCTATATAATTTGGGTACAATTAGTTTTTCCCAAGCACTGAGTCCTCAGACGGTAAGTTATCATGGATCGCTCTCTAATTCAGGAACAATACTCGGCAATCCCGCAGCAACCCTTCCTGGGATAGTGATATGGGTTACGGGGAGCATCGTTAACCATTCAGGAGCGGTGATGAATGGAGGGAATACGAACGTGGATCTTTGGGCTCAGCAGGGAGCATTGATTAACAAAGGGATAATGTCAGGCTATGACTTTGTTAATTTATTTGCTCAGAATCCGGGTAGATTGAATACGCAATATCCCCTAGGAAGTGTTTATAATAGCGGGCAGATTAATATTACAAGTCCAACGGCCTCGACAGATAGCTTTACCAATCCAGGAAATCTTGCCATAAGCTTATTTGCTCCTCTCTATCCCCACCAGTTAACGGGGATTCCGAACATTAATATATGGGCTTCGAGTGCGACAGGGGATGTATTTTTTGTGGGAGGAGCGCTGAATATTGCTGATCCACATGGCTTACATGCTGTTGCTTTATCTTCGGCAGCAGCGCCACTGTCGACATTTTTCTTAGACATGCCAATTATTTCCCAAGTAGTGAGTTTTAAAGGGGGTAATTTGACGGGTGATGGGGTCCTTACAACAGAAAAGTTTAACCTGACAACGGTGGGGGATGTTCGCAATGTAGTCAGTCCCACCAATGCTCTTCTTAATGGGTTTAATATTGCCAATGGGCACTTTGGTTCTACGGATATAACTATTGATGTGACTAGTGCTCTAGCTCCTCATGTTATTAACCTGGCTGTTAATGGCAATGCGGTCATAAATTCGGATCACAACTCTACGTTTATTAATAAGTCTTTTATACCCACAGGATTAGCCAATGCTGAACCCTATTCGGGAGGGAACTTATTGGTGAATGCTACAGGCAACTTGACGGTTGGGGGTAGTACTCCTATCGATCATGCCTTAAGCACTGATATTCTTCATCTTGGTCCTTCATTCATCTTTCCTGGAGGGGTAGCCTTGAAGGCGGGTGGAACCTTGACGGTGAATGTGCCGATTGATAATGGTTACACAGCAGTGGCTGGACCAAATTTACAGGGGATATTCCTTTCGGCACCTCAAATCATTGTTAATGCCCCGTTTGTGACCGATGGGAATACTCTTGTTCATACCTCGATACCAGTGAGTGCAACGGTTTATGCCGCTACTGAGTCTCCCCTTTTCCCTGGGGTATATAATGCTGTGATCAAACCTACTGCTTTGGTGACCAGTCCATTCCCCTGGCAATAA
- a CDS encoding aspartate kinase: MALFVQKYGGTSVGSVERIKKVAQHIAEFYRQGHDLVVVVSAMSGVTDQLLKLASQLHPEPSEREIDVLLSTGEQTTIALLSIALHALKIPAVSLTGAQAGIITDGRHTRAKILNISPKKIKELLRLRNVVVVAGFQGQNVEGHITTLGRGGSDLTAIALAAVIHAQCCQIYTDVEGVFTADPRIVPTARKIKEISYDELLEMAASGSKVMQARSVEFAKKFKVPFEVRSSFTNAAGTIVKEEVHTMEKVVVRAVSLEPNQAKVTILGVPDKPGIAAKVFSRIAEAEINVDMIVQNISDHGLTDITFTVHKDWLKKALVALEPIVSEIGAREVRATEGIAKLSVVGIGMRSHSGVAALLFSALAEAGINVQMISTSEIKIAVIIDEEVGKKAAQVVHDAFKLDQFV; the protein is encoded by the coding sequence ATGGCTCTCTTTGTTCAAAAATATGGAGGGACTTCTGTTGGGAGTGTTGAGCGGATAAAAAAAGTGGCACAACACATAGCTGAATTTTACCGTCAAGGCCATGACCTCGTGGTGGTTGTTTCAGCAATGTCAGGAGTAACGGATCAGCTTTTGAAACTAGCCTCTCAGCTCCATCCTGAACCTTCAGAAAGAGAAATTGATGTGCTCCTTTCTACCGGCGAACAGACCACCATAGCCCTTTTGTCGATCGCTCTTCATGCCCTGAAAATTCCCGCTGTTTCGTTGACGGGAGCTCAAGCCGGAATCATTACCGACGGTCGGCATACGAGGGCAAAAATCCTTAATATAAGTCCAAAAAAGATCAAGGAACTTTTAAGACTCCGTAACGTGGTGGTCGTAGCAGGTTTTCAAGGACAAAACGTCGAAGGGCATATAACTACCTTAGGCAGAGGTGGATCAGACCTGACCGCCATAGCCTTAGCCGCTGTTATTCATGCCCAATGCTGTCAGATCTACACGGATGTAGAAGGGGTGTTTACGGCTGATCCTCGGATTGTTCCTACGGCCAGAAAAATAAAGGAGATCAGCTATGATGAGCTATTGGAAATGGCCGCTTCAGGTTCGAAAGTGATGCAGGCTAGGTCGGTAGAATTTGCCAAAAAGTTTAAGGTGCCTTTTGAGGTGCGTTCGAGTTTTACGAATGCTGCCGGGACAATAGTGAAAGAAGAGGTGCATACGATGGAAAAAGTAGTTGTGAGAGCGGTTAGCTTGGAGCCTAACCAAGCCAAAGTCACTATTTTAGGTGTTCCCGATAAACCGGGTATTGCTGCCAAGGTATTCAGCAGGATTGCTGAAGCTGAGATTAACGTCGATATGATCGTTCAAAACATTTCCGATCATGGGTTAACCGATATTACTTTTACTGTGCACAAAGATTGGCTTAAAAAAGCCCTAGTTGCTCTTGAACCTATTGTTAGCGAAATTGGTGCCCGGGAGGTTCGGGCTACAGAGGGTATAGCCAAACTCTCCGTGGTGGGAATAGGGATGCGATCACATAGTGGGGTAGCTGCTCTTCTTTTTTCTGCACTAGCTGAAGCGGGTATAAACGTGCAAATGATTTCGACAAGCGAAATAAAAATTGCAGTGATCATCGATGAGGAAGTAGGAAAGAAGGCAGCACAGGTAGTCCATGACGCTTTTAAGCTAGATCAATTTGTTTGA
- a CDS encoding beta strand repeat-containing protein yields MKRKFLKKLYKALLILAAGLWIGLGAKSWAVPGAGQLPGNGTTVSGTVSSYSPSAIPPGYINAATLNGSGNAAILWGSTGTLNVTGSGPGFNVGSAASLTITGFTSLLNVDTTGSPSYIMGAITATGIPIYVANGSGVIVGSGATITAGGVGLLGYDLSAQASSFSGTVSVTPTMTTGGAVTIQSGASITVGAGNTILVAAPQVNVAVATPTSFSGMTFLDILSGYSVASYNVSNGSFTAGSISPISGTSGSITLSGPSSLFFTDPSSSFLYSSGNITTNGNLVLTGVLAQWGTGNSSNLAASTFTNNGTITGDFSSSSGSSGSLVNNGSIIASSSNIHLAVGGSITNNVGATIGSSGFNTTLKAAGGGINNMGTIMGNTAVSLTAKNPNQLGPYTLGSIASSGTIQITNSSSANHLSLSADPSTGSIYLTGPVNLAGATLVGTTAHFKTSPTGTMLLGTNLTATNADFFVGNLTGLGVLTANFVDLDVAGNVRNVVSPTNPLLNGFNIANGPFGSTTIEIDPSTAIGPHVINLAVNGNAVINSGDTSTFINSLAPIGLSNAEPYSGGHLLVNATGNLTVGGSFPTDFALSTDVLHLGPSFIFPGGVYLKAGGTLTVNNPIDNGYTAVAGPNLQGIFLSAPQIIVNAPFVTNGNTFVHTSVPVSAAVYAATESSLFPGTYNVVIKPTALVTSPFPWQ; encoded by the coding sequence GTGAAAAGGAAATTCTTAAAGAAGTTATATAAAGCGCTTTTAATTTTAGCGGCTGGACTTTGGATCGGGTTGGGTGCAAAAAGCTGGGCTGTGCCGGGTGCTGGACAGTTGCCGGGGAATGGAACAACTGTATCGGGAACAGTTAGTAGTTATAGTCCTAGTGCTATACCACCTGGTTATATTAATGCAGCTACTCTGAATGGAAGTGGTAATGCAGCGATTTTGTGGGGTTCTACAGGAACTTTGAATGTAACCGGTTCAGGACCAGGGTTTAATGTGGGATCGGCGGCTTCATTAACTATTACTGGTTTTACTTCTCTTCTCAATGTGGATACGACGGGTAGCCCCTCTTACATTATGGGTGCGATTACTGCTACGGGTATTCCTATTTATGTGGCCAATGGGAGTGGAGTGATTGTTGGTTCAGGAGCAACGATTACGGCGGGGGGCGTTGGTCTTTTGGGATATGATCTCTCGGCCCAGGCGAGTAGTTTTAGTGGAACGGTGAGTGTGACACCGACCATGACTACGGGAGGGGCTGTTACGATTCAATCCGGGGCGAGTATTACTGTAGGAGCCGGAAATACTATACTTGTTGCTGCTCCCCAAGTTAATGTGGCTGTGGCTACTCCTACTTCATTTTCTGGAATGACTTTTTTAGATATTCTTTCGGGATATTCGGTAGCAAGTTATAATGTATCAAATGGTAGCTTTACTGCTGGCTCGATCTCCCCGATTTCCGGGACATCGGGATCGATTACGTTAAGTGGACCTTCATCATTATTTTTTACAGATCCTAGTAGCTCATTTTTATATTCTTCTGGGAATATAACGACAAATGGGAATCTTGTTTTAACAGGTGTGTTAGCTCAATGGGGTACGGGGAATTCTTCTAATCTTGCTGCTTCCACATTTACCAATAATGGAACGATTACAGGAGATTTCTCTTCATCATCTGGTAGCTCTGGTTCATTAGTCAATAATGGATCTATTATAGCAAGTAGTTCTAATATTCATCTTGCTGTAGGTGGAAGTATTACCAACAACGTGGGGGCGACCATTGGATCATCAGGATTTAATACGACTTTGAAAGCTGCGGGTGGGGGAATTAATAACATGGGAACGATAATGGGAAATACGGCTGTCTCCCTTACTGCAAAAAATCCTAACCAGCTTGGTCCTTATACTCTTGGAAGTATAGCGAGCAGTGGGACGATACAAATTACCAATAGCAGTAGTGCCAATCATTTAAGTCTTTCAGCTGATCCAAGTACCGGCTCGATCTATTTAACGGGGCCAGTGAACTTAGCGGGAGCTACTCTTGTCGGTACTACAGCTCATTTTAAAACATCCCCGACTGGCACGATGCTTTTAGGGACCAATCTAACGGCAACCAACGCAGATTTTTTTGTTGGAAATCTGACTGGCTTGGGTGTTTTAACAGCTAACTTTGTTGATTTGGATGTTGCGGGAAATGTAAGAAATGTAGTCAGTCCCACCAATCCTCTTCTTAATGGGTTTAATATTGCCAATGGGCCCTTTGGTTCTACGACTATTGAAATTGATCCGTCTACTGCTATAGGTCCTCATGTTATTAACCTGGCTGTTAATGGTAATGCGGTCATAAATTCGGGTGACACCTCTACGTTTATTAATAGTTTGGCACCAATAGGATTATCTAATGCTGAACCCTATTCGGGAGGGCACTTGCTGGTGAATGCTACAGGCAATTTGACGGTTGGGGGTAGTTTTCCTACCGATTTTGCCTTAAGCACTGATGTTCTTCATCTTGGTCCTTCATTCATCTTTCCTGGTGGGGTATACTTGAAGGCGGGAGGAACCTTGACGGTAAATAACCCGATTGATAATGGTTACACAGCGGTAGCTGGACCGAATTTACAGGGGATATTCCTTTCGGCACCTCAAATCATTGTTAATGCTCCGTTTGTGACCAATGGAAATACTTTTGTTCATACCTCGGTACCAGTGAGTGCAGCGGTTTATGCCGCTACTGAGTCTTCCTTATTCCCTGGGACATATAATGTTGTGATCAAGCCTACTGCTTTGGTGACCAGTCCATTCCCCTGGCAATAA
- a CDS encoding ShlB/FhaC/HecB family protein translates to MRFLFKIGFLLIFFCSFSFAGEEQNGQNGSKTNELTEEALPSNPEREENPIAQADQQPEVLPFNLPKERQPVSFVNPRELKAKPIIVSAPPYTYVVTGNTVLSSGTIKKSLREATGPEDAVNRLKTLYQRKGYFLVTVRAYAEDHQVELEVIEGKISAIHAEKPLNLFYYGLKNRTDVQTSDVIRDNINAENYARRQQEQPKVHFEPGKDYATSEMFVESQPVQTFTPNVLDEAKPWDTSVMFGNYGTRFVSRYLTDLVVAYRPGYGLQITGDLSDGLTGFDTYSNGGTYYAGTFGLSWANPFGVYGVMYRQMHFVEGPNALGLFNIPGMTPELASFLASGSSGDLRYWQLYGQQVAYASESIRWGFDEYMAFTNFQDYFLFQHLYAQDYNSFQIGSTYTQNFIAFGRPAHWDAGAHVVHSYAHGGFQILNQNVDGIPGAPNPYFTYEKINLDYVQSLPYGMNFMVSGYGQISQNTLPIMDMWILGGMGNLSAWYPAVLFGDSGFIGRSVLYSPTWNLGGFTINASGYTEFGGSRFNFLPQGAVAAWQYLGDVGVSVDLVHRYGTTLSAYAAFPVMSINVPVDQRNYATGGRAAILFVLRQNF, encoded by the coding sequence ATGAGGTTTTTGTTTAAAATCGGTTTTTTGCTCATTTTTTTTTGTTCTTTCTCTTTTGCAGGTGAAGAACAAAACGGCCAAAATGGTTCAAAGACCAATGAATTGACAGAAGAAGCCTTGCCTAGTAATCCTGAAAGGGAAGAAAATCCCATTGCCCAAGCTGATCAACAACCTGAGGTTCTTCCTTTTAATCTTCCCAAAGAAAGGCAACCGGTCAGTTTCGTCAATCCCAGGGAGCTTAAAGCCAAGCCGATCATCGTTTCTGCCCCTCCTTATACCTATGTTGTCACGGGCAATACGGTGCTTTCTAGCGGAACAATTAAAAAAAGCTTAAGGGAGGCGACTGGCCCAGAAGATGCTGTGAATCGACTAAAAACGCTTTACCAGAGGAAGGGCTATTTTCTTGTGACCGTCAGGGCCTATGCCGAAGATCACCAGGTAGAGTTAGAAGTGATCGAAGGAAAAATCAGCGCTATTCATGCAGAAAAACCGCTTAATCTTTTTTACTACGGGTTAAAGAATAGAACAGATGTGCAAACTTCGGATGTGATCCGGGACAACATTAATGCCGAAAACTATGCACGCAGGCAGCAAGAACAGCCTAAAGTCCATTTTGAACCGGGTAAAGATTATGCTACCAGTGAAATGTTCGTGGAATCGCAGCCCGTTCAGACTTTTACGCCCAATGTGCTCGATGAAGCCAAGCCGTGGGATACCTCCGTAATGTTTGGTAACTACGGAACTCGATTTGTTTCTCGGTATTTAACTGATCTTGTGGTCGCTTACAGGCCAGGCTATGGACTACAGATCACGGGAGATCTTTCCGATGGACTGACCGGTTTTGATACCTACAGTAATGGGGGAACTTATTATGCGGGAACCTTTGGTCTTTCCTGGGCTAATCCCTTTGGGGTTTATGGGGTGATGTATAGGCAGATGCATTTTGTGGAGGGACCTAATGCCTTGGGGCTTTTTAACATTCCGGGGATGACCCCTGAGCTAGCCAGTTTTCTGGCCTCGGGAAGCTCGGGTGATCTGCGCTACTGGCAGCTCTATGGACAACAGGTTGCTTATGCCAGTGAATCGATCCGTTGGGGTTTTGATGAGTACATGGCTTTTACCAATTTCCAGGATTATTTTCTTTTTCAACACCTTTATGCTCAAGATTATAATTCTTTTCAGATTGGATCGACCTATACCCAGAATTTTATCGCTTTTGGAAGACCAGCCCATTGGGATGCCGGAGCGCACGTAGTTCATTCCTATGCTCATGGTGGTTTTCAGATCTTAAACCAGAATGTCGATGGTATTCCTGGGGCGCCCAATCCCTATTTTACTTATGAAAAGATCAACCTGGATTATGTGCAGTCTCTTCCTTACGGGATGAATTTCATGGTTTCGGGTTATGGGCAAATTTCGCAAAACACCTTGCCGATCATGGACATGTGGATTTTGGGGGGGATGGGTAATCTTTCGGCTTGGTACCCGGCTGTTCTTTTTGGAGATTCGGGCTTTATAGGGCGAAGCGTTCTTTACTCGCCAACATGGAATCTTGGAGGATTTACCATCAATGCATCGGGATATACGGAATTTGGGGGAAGTCGGTTTAATTTTCTGCCCCAGGGGGCGGTAGCGGCTTGGCAATACCTAGGGGATGTGGGAGTAAGTGTTGACCTGGTCCATCGTTATGGAACAACCCTCAGTGCTTACGCGGCATTTCCGGTGATGTCGATCAATGTGCCGGTTGACCAGAGAAATTATGCCACGGGGGGAAGAGCGGCGATTCTTTTTGTTTTAAGACAGAATTTTTAA
- a CDS encoding tetratricopeptide repeat protein: MSRKISTGSLILIGTVSIFLLFSFGLLAYRLTVEHSKAEWDKIILSYNQANSTEEKLKIAKEHLSHKQSAVWILQCAGTFFEKGAVSEALSNFQFFLDHFPGHPLEQGAMLGVGECLESQGKITEALGWYQKILEKKDIASYKTVATLRIAQIRIQKKEYAPAKELLEKFLTHNSSSPFANQAQMLLEMIPSS, from the coding sequence ATGAGCCGTAAAATTTCTACAGGTAGCCTTATTCTCATTGGAACGGTTAGTATATTTCTCCTTTTCTCTTTTGGACTCTTGGCCTATCGGCTCACTGTCGAACATTCTAAAGCTGAGTGGGATAAAATTATTTTAAGTTACAACCAAGCCAACTCAACAGAAGAAAAACTTAAAATCGCCAAGGAGCATCTTTCTCATAAGCAATCGGCTGTCTGGATTTTACAGTGTGCAGGGACATTTTTTGAAAAGGGAGCGGTGTCCGAAGCTTTATCAAACTTTCAGTTTTTTCTTGATCATTTTCCAGGCCATCCTTTGGAACAAGGAGCTATGCTTGGTGTAGGAGAATGCCTGGAAAGCCAAGGGAAAATAACAGAGGCCTTGGGTTGGTATCAGAAGATTTTAGAGAAAAAAGACATCGCTTCTTATAAAACAGTAGCCACATTGAGAATAGCCCAGATCCGAATCCAGAAAAAAGAATACGCTCCAGCAAAAGAGCTTTTAGAAAAATTTCTTACACACAACTCCTCTAGTCCTTTCGCCAACCAGGCTCAGATGCTCCTCGAGATGATTCCCTCATCCTAA
- a CDS encoding peptidylprolyl isomerase has product MNSVRKFSFFIFFWVLGLAALFSQSGVMEDDQVLALVNGVEIRKSYVLAELKKAGITKPDNQAIQNALVSLVQQEILYQEALKLDLEKSKELLKAQEEFNRKALTELVVQKKIKVKPPSEGELRMRYAQLLKNFPKVEYKLRHIVLPSRRKALEIMERLKKGENFSLLAMESIEKQTADRGGELGWQNSMSLVLSAYSLIEKLKPGEVGGPILSSMGWDVIQLLAVRPMKVPSYEELKPQLIQQIEQENLKKYVQELIAASQVQIFPLNVSSSTP; this is encoded by the coding sequence ATGAATTCAGTCCGGAAGTTTTCCTTTTTTATCTTTTTTTGGGTTCTTGGTCTTGCCGCTCTTTTTTCTCAATCGGGGGTAATGGAGGATGACCAGGTTCTTGCTTTGGTCAATGGGGTGGAAATCAGAAAATCTTACGTGCTTGCGGAGCTAAAAAAAGCGGGGATTACCAAGCCCGATAACCAGGCTATCCAAAATGCCCTCGTTAGCCTTGTCCAACAGGAAATTCTTTATCAAGAGGCCCTCAAGCTTGACCTGGAGAAAAGTAAGGAACTACTCAAAGCTCAAGAAGAATTTAACCGTAAAGCCCTAACCGAGCTGGTTGTACAGAAGAAAATCAAGGTTAAACCCCCTTCTGAAGGAGAGCTGCGGATGCGCTATGCCCAGCTTTTAAAAAACTTTCCCAAGGTAGAATATAAGCTAAGGCATATTGTGCTTCCCTCAAGGAGAAAAGCCCTTGAAATTATGGAGAGGTTAAAAAAAGGAGAGAATTTCTCTTTGTTGGCGATGGAATCCATAGAAAAACAGACCGCTGACCGGGGAGGGGAGTTGGGATGGCAGAACAGCATGAGCCTTGTACTTTCCGCGTATTCTTTAATCGAGAAACTTAAACCCGGTGAGGTGGGAGGCCCCATTCTTTCTTCGATGGGTTGGGACGTGATCCAGCTTCTTGCGGTTAGACCCATGAAAGTGCCCTCTTACGAGGAACTCAAACCGCAGTTAATTCAGCAGATCGAGCAGGAAAACTTAAAGAAATATGTCCAGGAACTGATCGCTGCAAGTCAAGTTCAGATTTTCCCCTTGAATGTTTCTTCTTCAACCCCATAA